A single window of Streptomyces aquilus DNA harbors:
- the cobJ gene encoding precorrin-3B C(17)-methyltransferase, whose translation MIGLISATSAGAAARDRLAAAWPERTRVYEGPVGDAVRAAFAECEQLVCFLATGAVVRLIAPLLADKTSDPGVVCVDEAGRFAVSLVGGHGGGANELAREVGELLGAEPVVTTATDAVGLPGLDTLGFPVEGDVAAVSRALLDGEPVALKAELAWPLPALKVTEDGSHVVRVTDRLVGAAEREVVLRPPSLVVGVGASKGAPVDEVLGLVRDALRDAGLAEASLAELATVDAKAEEPGIVEAARALGVPLVTHTATALSAVVVPNPSDAPLAAVGTPSVAEAAALVGGGELLVPKRKSSRADGHAAMATCAVVRRPRRGRLAVVGLGPGARDLLTPRAKAELRNAAVLVGLDQYVDQIRDLLRPGTVILESGLGAEEERARTAVAEARKGRAVALIGSGDAGVYAMASPALAEASDDIEVVGVPGVTAALAAAAILGAPLGHDHVSISLSDLHTPWEVIERRVRAAAEADIVVTFYNPRSRGRDWQLPKALAILAEHREPATPVGVVRNASRPDESSRLTTLGSLDPATVDMMTVVTVGNTATRDIAGRMVTPRGYRWQTAEEGAK comes from the coding sequence GTGATCGGCCTCATTTCCGCCACCTCGGCGGGCGCGGCTGCGCGCGACCGGCTGGCCGCGGCGTGGCCGGAGCGGACGCGCGTGTACGAAGGTCCCGTCGGGGACGCCGTACGGGCCGCGTTCGCGGAGTGCGAGCAGCTGGTGTGCTTCCTCGCGACCGGGGCCGTGGTGCGGCTCATCGCGCCGCTGCTCGCCGACAAGACGTCCGACCCGGGTGTGGTGTGCGTCGACGAGGCGGGGCGGTTCGCCGTGTCGCTGGTCGGCGGGCACGGCGGCGGCGCCAATGAACTGGCCCGTGAGGTCGGGGAGTTGCTGGGCGCGGAGCCGGTCGTCACGACGGCGACGGACGCGGTGGGGCTACCGGGGCTCGACACGCTCGGCTTCCCTGTCGAGGGCGATGTCGCCGCCGTCTCGCGGGCGCTCCTCGATGGTGAACCGGTCGCCCTGAAGGCGGAGTTGGCGTGGCCGCTGCCCGCACTGAAGGTCACCGAGGACGGCTCCCATGTCGTGCGGGTCACCGACCGGCTCGTCGGCGCCGCCGAGCGGGAGGTCGTCCTGCGGCCGCCGTCCCTCGTCGTCGGCGTCGGGGCCTCCAAGGGCGCTCCGGTCGACGAGGTGCTCGGGCTGGTGCGGGACGCTCTGCGGGACGCCGGGCTGGCGGAGGCGTCCCTCGCGGAACTCGCCACCGTGGACGCCAAGGCGGAGGAGCCGGGCATCGTCGAGGCCGCCCGCGCGCTGGGTGTCCCGCTGGTCACCCACACCGCCACGGCCCTTTCGGCCGTCGTGGTGCCCAACCCCTCCGACGCGCCGCTGGCCGCCGTGGGCACGCCGTCGGTCGCCGAGGCCGCCGCGCTCGTCGGCGGCGGTGAACTCCTCGTCCCCAAGCGGAAGTCCTCGCGGGCGGACGGGCACGCCGCGATGGCGACCTGTGCCGTCGTACGGCGTCCCAGGCGCGGCCGGCTCGCGGTGGTCGGGCTCGGGCCCGGCGCCCGGGACCTGCTCACACCCCGCGCGAAGGCCGAACTCCGGAACGCCGCCGTGCTGGTCGGCCTCGACCAGTACGTCGACCAGATCCGCGATCTGCTGCGGCCGGGCACCGTGATCCTGGAGTCGGGGCTCGGGGCCGAGGAGGAGCGGGCCCGGACGGCCGTTGCGGAGGCGCGGAAGGGGCGGGCCGTCGCGCTCATCGGCAGCGGCGACGCGGGCGTGTACGCCATGGCCTCCCCCGCGCTCGCCGAGGCCTCCGACGACATCGAGGTCGTCGGTGTGCCCGGGGTGACCGCCGCGCTCGCCGCCGCCGCGATCCTGGGCGCGCCGCTGGGCCACGACCATGTGTCCATCAGCCTGTCCGACCTGCACACTCCGTGGGAGGTCATCGAGCGGCGGGTGCGGGCGGCGGCCGAGGCGGACATCGTGGTCACCTTCTACAACCCGCGTTCCCGGGGCCGCGACTGGCAGCTGCCGAAGGCACTGGCGATCCTCGCCGAGCACCGGGAGCCGGCCACGCCGGTCGGGGTCGTGCGGAACGCGTCGCGGCCGGACGAGTCCAGTCGGCTCACGACACTGGGGTCCCTGGATCCGGCGACGGTCGACATGATGACGGTCGTGACCGTCGGCAACACGGCGACCCGGGACATCGCGGGGCGCATGGTGACGCCGCGCGGCTACCGCTGGCAGACCGCCGAGGAGGGCGCCAAGTGA
- a CDS encoding precorrin-8X methylmutase, giving the protein MIREVHPIEEESYRRLRARLDTSHFPPLTRAVVERVIHSAADLEYADDLVMDEGELEKAHAALHGGAPVVVDVEMVAAGITRRETVCRLRDAVAGPGLTRSAHAIRLAYEQVGPGALWVIGNAPTALEELLTLDAAPALVIGLPVGFVGAVESKAALRESGLPAVSNVSEKGGSAVASAALNALLYHPVSHSEEKS; this is encoded by the coding sequence GTGATCCGTGAGGTCCACCCCATCGAGGAGGAGTCCTACCGGCGGCTGCGGGCCCGCCTGGACACCTCGCACTTCCCGCCACTGACCCGGGCGGTGGTCGAGCGGGTCATCCACTCGGCCGCCGACCTGGAGTACGCCGACGACCTCGTCATGGACGAGGGCGAGCTGGAGAAGGCACACGCCGCGCTGCACGGCGGGGCGCCGGTCGTCGTGGACGTCGAGATGGTCGCGGCCGGCATCACCCGGCGCGAGACCGTCTGCCGGCTGCGCGACGCCGTGGCCGGGCCGGGGCTGACCCGCTCCGCGCACGCGATCCGGCTCGCCTACGAGCAGGTCGGCCCCGGCGCCCTCTGGGTGATCGGCAACGCGCCGACCGCGCTGGAGGAACTGCTCACCCTGGACGCCGCCCCGGCGCTCGTCATCGGTCTGCCCGTCGGCTTCGTCGGCGCGGTCGAGTCCAAGGCCGCGCTGCGCGAGAGCGGGCTGCCCGCCGTGAGCAACGTGTCCGAGAAGGGCGGGTCGGCCGTCGCCTCGGCCGCGCTCAACGCCCTGCTGTACCACCCTGTTTCGCATTCCGAGGAGAAATCGTGA
- a CDS encoding sirohydrochlorin chelatase: MTTPQPALLIAGHGTRDEAGAEAFRAFVRELGRRHPELPVAGGFIELSPPPLGEAVTELVDRGVRRFAAVPLMLVSAGHAKGDIPAALAREKERHPGISYTYGRPLGPHPSLLNVLERRLEEALGTEGRAPGDLADVTVLLVGRGSTDPDANAEVHKAARLLWEGRGYAGVETAFVSLAAPDVPSGLDRCVKLGARRIVVLPYFLFTGILPDRVRQQTEGWAAAHPEVEVRSADVIGPEPELLDLVMERYEEAVKGDLRMNCDSCVYRIALPGFEDKVGLPQQPHFHPDDDGHHHHGHGHHHHGSHSHAH, translated from the coding sequence GTGACCACCCCCCAGCCCGCTCTGCTCATCGCCGGCCACGGCACCCGGGACGAGGCCGGGGCCGAGGCGTTCCGCGCCTTCGTACGGGAGTTGGGGCGCCGCCACCCCGAACTGCCCGTCGCGGGCGGCTTCATCGAACTGTCCCCGCCTCCGCTGGGCGAGGCCGTCACCGAGCTGGTGGACAGAGGCGTACGACGCTTCGCCGCCGTGCCGCTGATGCTGGTCTCCGCCGGTCACGCCAAGGGCGACATCCCGGCGGCGCTGGCCCGCGAGAAGGAACGGCACCCGGGGATCTCGTACACCTACGGGCGTCCGCTGGGCCCGCACCCGTCGCTGCTGAACGTCCTGGAGCGGCGTCTGGAGGAGGCGCTCGGCACCGAGGGGCGCGCGCCCGGCGACCTCGCCGACGTGACCGTGCTGCTCGTCGGGCGCGGTTCCACCGACCCGGACGCCAACGCCGAGGTGCACAAGGCGGCCCGGCTGCTGTGGGAGGGGCGCGGATACGCGGGCGTGGAGACGGCGTTCGTGTCACTGGCCGCGCCGGACGTGCCGAGCGGCCTGGACCGGTGCGTGAAGCTGGGCGCGCGGCGGATCGTCGTCCTGCCGTACTTCCTGTTCACCGGTATCCTCCCGGACCGGGTCCGGCAGCAGACCGAGGGCTGGGCCGCCGCGCACCCGGAGGTCGAGGTGCGCTCGGCGGACGTCATCGGGCCGGAGCCGGAGCTGCTCGACCTGGTGATGGAGCGGTACGAGGAGGCGGTCAAGGGCGATCTGCGGATGAACTGCGACTCGTGCGTGTACCGCATCGCGCTGCCCGGCTTCGAGGACAAGGTGGGCCTGCCGCAGCAGCCGCACTTCCACCCCGACGACGACGGCCACCATCACCACGGCCACGGACACCACCACCACGGCTCCCACTCCCATGCACACTGA
- the cobC gene encoding Rv2231c family pyridoxal phosphate-dependent protein CobC yields MHTDRQGTGSHDLRHHGDAEVRDDGARLTDLAVNVRADTPPRWLRERIAESLTGLAAYPDGREAREAVAARHGLPAERVLLTAGAAEAFVLLARALETRRPLVVHPQFTEPEAALRDAGHTVDRLLLRAEDGFRLDPAAVPEDADLVVIGNPTNPTSVLHPADTIARLARPGRTLVVDEAFMDAVPGEREALAGRTDVPGLVVLRSLTKTWGLAGLRIGYVLAAPETIEDLERAQPLWPVSTPALAAARACVQPQALAEAAHAAHRIAADRAHLVAGLREFAPDGLRVAEPAEGPFVLVRLPRADAVRRHLRDLGFAVRRGDTFPGLDEEWLRLAVRDRTTVNSFLQALDQAMVLSQH; encoded by the coding sequence ATGCACACTGACAGACAGGGCACCGGCAGCCACGACCTGCGGCACCACGGTGACGCGGAGGTACGGGACGACGGGGCGCGGCTCACCGACCTCGCCGTGAACGTCCGCGCGGACACGCCCCCGAGATGGCTGCGGGAGCGGATCGCCGAGTCGCTCACCGGGCTGGCCGCCTACCCGGACGGCCGTGAGGCGCGGGAGGCGGTCGCGGCCCGGCACGGTCTGCCCGCGGAGCGGGTGCTGCTCACCGCCGGTGCGGCGGAGGCCTTCGTGCTGCTCGCCCGCGCCCTGGAGACCCGCCGTCCCCTGGTGGTGCACCCGCAGTTCACGGAGCCGGAGGCGGCGCTGCGGGACGCGGGGCACACCGTCGACCGGCTGCTGCTGCGCGCGGAGGACGGCTTCCGGCTCGACCCGGCGGCCGTCCCCGAGGACGCCGACCTGGTGGTGATCGGCAACCCGACGAACCCGACCTCGGTCCTGCACCCGGCGGACACGATCGCCCGACTCGCCCGTCCCGGGCGGACGTTGGTGGTGGACGAGGCGTTCATGGACGCGGTGCCGGGCGAACGGGAGGCGCTGGCGGGACGCACCGACGTCCCCGGGCTCGTCGTCCTGCGCAGCCTGACCAAGACCTGGGGGCTGGCCGGGCTGCGCATCGGGTACGTGCTCGCCGCGCCGGAGACCATCGAGGACCTGGAGCGGGCCCAGCCGCTGTGGCCGGTGTCCACCCCGGCGCTCGCGGCGGCGCGGGCCTGCGTGCAGCCGCAGGCACTGGCCGAGGCGGCTCACGCGGCCCACCGGATCGCCGCCGACCGGGCCCATCTCGTCGCCGGGCTGCGGGAGTTCGCCCCGGACGGACTCAGGGTGGCCGAACCGGCGGAGGGCCCCTTCGTCCTCGTACGCCTGCCCCGGGCCGACGCCGTGCGCCGGCATCTGCGCGACCTCGGTTTCGCGGTGCGGCGCGGGGACACGTTCCCCGGTCTGGACGAGGAGTGGCTGCGGCTCGCGGTGCGGGACCGGACGACGGTCAACTCGTTCCTCCAGGCGCTGGATCAGGCGATGGTCCTGTCACAGCACTGA
- a CDS encoding SCO1860 family LAETG-anchored protein translates to MNGKNFRMPARRLATVATATALAAGPAVLAGAGSAHATGDEGRASAVVLRTGLDVSLLNKTVNVPLAVSLNEVRAPQSAEKTALTAELNGVNNGQAFSVLNAEVASAKADVTATKAEASTHLAHAELHVPGLPLLSVVELGTVRSEAVCEAGKPPVAQSNVLGDVTVLGKKVTLSAGGPTEVKVPGVGEVRLDLSKRETTSRTAAATALELTVSVNPLKLNVAEVEGTLTLAKATCEAPAAPASAAPSATPAGDVKPQGAPAEAGLAETGGNSMTPYIAGGAIALLVAGGGAAAVARRGRN, encoded by the coding sequence TTGAACGGCAAGAACTTCCGTATGCCCGCACGCCGTCTCGCGACCGTCGCGACGGCCACCGCCCTGGCCGCCGGTCCCGCGGTCCTGGCGGGCGCGGGTTCCGCACACGCCACCGGCGACGAGGGCCGCGCGAGCGCCGTCGTCCTGCGCACCGGGCTCGACGTGTCCCTGCTCAACAAGACCGTGAACGTCCCGCTCGCGGTCTCCCTGAACGAAGTGCGGGCGCCGCAGAGCGCCGAGAAGACCGCCCTGACCGCCGAGTTGAACGGCGTGAACAACGGCCAGGCCTTCAGCGTGCTGAACGCCGAGGTGGCGTCGGCGAAGGCGGACGTCACCGCGACCAAGGCCGAGGCCTCGACCCACCTCGCCCACGCCGAGCTGCACGTCCCCGGCCTGCCGCTGCTCTCGGTCGTCGAGCTCGGCACCGTCAGGTCCGAGGCGGTCTGCGAGGCCGGGAAGCCGCCGGTCGCCCAGTCCAACGTGCTCGGTGACGTCACCGTCCTCGGCAAGAAGGTCACGCTGAGCGCGGGCGGCCCGACCGAGGTGAAGGTCCCGGGCGTGGGCGAGGTCCGCCTCGACCTGTCGAAGCGCGAGACCACGTCCCGCACGGCCGCCGCCACCGCCCTCGAACTCACCGTCTCCGTCAACCCGTTGAAGCTCAACGTGGCCGAGGTCGAGGGCACCCTGACCCTGGCGAAGGCCACCTGCGAGGCCCCGGCGGCACCCGCCTCCGCGGCACCCTCCGCGACCCCGGCCGGCGACGTGAAGCCCCAAGGCGCCCCCGCCGAGGCCGGGTTGGCCGAGACCGGCGGCAACTCCATGACCCCGTACATCGCGGGCGGCGCGATCGCCCTGCTCGTCGCGGGCGGGGGAGCGGCCGCGGTGGCGCGGCGCGGCCGGAACTGA
- a CDS encoding amidohydrolase family protein, whose product MSDHAVLHVKGRILVGPEEVRDDLWIVDGRISYDRPAGARDIRTVVGWALPGLVDAHCHVGLGPHGPVPQDVAEKQALTDREAGTLLIRDAGSPSDTRWIDDREDLPKIIRAGRHIARTRRYIRGYAHEIEPDDLVAYVAQEARRGDGWVKLVGDWIDRELGDLSAVWPRDALDAAIAEAHRLGARVTAHCFSADSLPDLVGAGIDCVEHATGLTEELIPLFVEHGVAIVPTLVNIATFPQLAAGGEGKFPRWSAHMRRLHERRYDTVRSAYDAGIPVYVGTDAGGTLPHGLVAAEVAELVTAGIPPVEALAATTWKARTWLGRPGLEEGAPADLVVYASDPRADVRVLADPQRVVLNGRVTA is encoded by the coding sequence ATGAGCGATCACGCGGTGCTGCACGTCAAGGGACGGATCCTGGTCGGACCCGAGGAGGTCCGCGACGACCTGTGGATCGTCGACGGCCGGATCTCCTACGACCGTCCCGCCGGCGCCCGTGACATCCGCACCGTCGTCGGCTGGGCCCTGCCGGGCCTGGTCGACGCGCACTGCCATGTCGGCCTCGGCCCGCACGGCCCGGTCCCGCAGGACGTCGCCGAGAAGCAGGCGCTCACCGACCGCGAGGCCGGCACCCTGCTGATCCGCGACGCCGGTTCCCCCTCGGACACCCGCTGGATCGACGACCGCGAGGACCTCCCGAAGATCATCCGCGCGGGCCGGCACATCGCCCGCACCCGCCGCTACATCCGCGGCTACGCCCACGAGATCGAGCCGGACGACCTGGTCGCGTACGTCGCCCAGGAGGCCCGGCGCGGCGACGGCTGGGTCAAGCTGGTCGGCGACTGGATCGACCGCGAGCTCGGCGACCTGTCCGCGGTCTGGCCGCGGGACGCCCTGGACGCGGCCATCGCCGAGGCCCACCGCCTGGGTGCCCGGGTCACCGCCCACTGCTTCTCCGCGGACTCCCTCCCGGACCTGGTCGGCGCCGGCATCGACTGCGTCGAGCACGCCACCGGGCTGACCGAGGAACTCATCCCGCTCTTCGTCGAGCACGGCGTGGCGATCGTCCCCACCCTGGTCAACATCGCCACCTTCCCGCAGCTCGCGGCGGGCGGCGAGGGCAAGTTCCCGCGCTGGTCGGCACACATGCGTCGGCTGCACGAGCGGCGCTACGACACCGTGCGCTCCGCCTACGACGCCGGCATCCCGGTGTACGTCGGCACCGACGCCGGCGGCACCCTGCCGCACGGCCTGGTCGCGGCCGAGGTCGCGGAACTGGTCACCGCCGGCATCCCGCCGGTCGAGGCCCTCGCGGCGACCACCTGGAAGGCCCGGACCTGGCTCGGCCGCCCCGGCCTGGAGGAGGGCGCCCCGGCCGACCTCGTGGTCTACGCGTCCGATCCGCGCGCCGACGTACGCGTGCTGGCGGACCCGCAGCGGGTCGTCCTCAACGGCCGGGTCACCGCCTGA
- a CDS encoding amino acid ABC transporter ATP-binding protein, with translation MTSTAEIQVRGLHKSFGDNEVLKGIDLEIGRGEVVCVIGPSGSGKSTLLRCVNLLEEPTKGRVFVGGTELTDPDVDIDAVRRRIGMVFQQFNLFPHLTVTENLTLPQRRVLRRGKAEAAKVAAENLERVGLSEKANAYPASLSGGQQQRVAIARSLSMGPEVMLFDEPTSALDPELVGDVLAVMRMLADEGMTMMVVTHEMTFAREVADRVVFMDGGVIVEDGVPAQVIGNPSHERTRHFLSRLLDPAMADVEEETSDQVGGKTD, from the coding sequence GTGACCAGCACGGCAGAGATCCAAGTCCGGGGCCTGCACAAGTCGTTCGGTGACAACGAGGTCCTCAAGGGCATCGACCTGGAGATCGGGCGCGGCGAGGTCGTCTGTGTCATCGGCCCGTCCGGCTCCGGCAAGTCCACGCTGCTGCGCTGCGTGAACCTCCTCGAAGAGCCCACCAAGGGCCGGGTCTTCGTCGGCGGCACCGAACTCACCGACCCGGACGTCGACATCGACGCCGTACGCCGCCGGATCGGCATGGTCTTCCAGCAGTTCAACCTCTTCCCGCACCTCACCGTCACCGAGAACCTCACGCTCCCGCAGCGCCGGGTCCTCAGGCGCGGCAAGGCGGAGGCGGCGAAGGTGGCCGCCGAGAACCTGGAACGCGTCGGCCTGTCGGAGAAGGCGAACGCCTACCCGGCGTCCCTCTCCGGCGGCCAGCAGCAGCGCGTCGCCATCGCGCGGTCGCTGTCCATGGGCCCCGAGGTGATGCTCTTCGACGAGCCGACCTCGGCGCTCGACCCCGAACTCGTCGGCGACGTCCTCGCGGTGATGCGGATGCTCGCCGACGAGGGCATGACGATGATGGTCGTCACCCACGAGATGACCTTCGCCCGCGAGGTCGCCGACCGGGTCGTCTTCATGGACGGCGGAGTGATCGTCGAGGACGGCGTCCCCGCCCAGGTCATCGGCAACCCGAGTCACGAACGCACCCGCCACTTCCTGTCCCGCCTCCTCGACCCGGCGATGGCCGACGTGGAGGAGGAGACGTCCGACCAGGTGGGCGGCAAGACGGACTGA
- a CDS encoding amino acid ABC transporter permease, which produces MADTDVPLQPRKKGLTRRQKRSLSRGAQYVVFVGAVIAFAVSADWDRLKNQFAQWDIAQQMFPDVITLALKNTVLYTLSGFAFGLVLGMVIALMRLSSVGPYRWFAGVYIEIFRGLPALLIFIFIGVAVPLAFPGTEIPGGTYGKVALALGLVAAAYMAETIRAGIQAVPKGQMEAARSLGFSPARAMVSIIIPQAFRIILPPLTNELVLLFKDSSLVLFLGVTLEERELSKYGRDLASQTANSTPILVAGLCYLLVTIPLGFVVRRMEAKAQEAVK; this is translated from the coding sequence ATGGCTGATACGGACGTACCACTCCAGCCCAGGAAGAAGGGCCTGACCCGGCGTCAGAAGCGCAGCCTGTCGCGCGGCGCGCAGTACGTGGTGTTCGTCGGCGCCGTGATCGCCTTCGCGGTGTCGGCGGACTGGGACCGGCTGAAGAACCAGTTCGCCCAGTGGGACATCGCGCAGCAGATGTTCCCGGACGTCATCACGCTGGCGCTCAAGAACACCGTGCTGTACACGCTGTCCGGCTTCGCCTTCGGACTCGTGCTCGGCATGGTCATCGCGCTGATGCGGCTGTCGTCGGTGGGCCCGTACCGCTGGTTCGCCGGCGTCTACATCGAGATCTTCCGCGGCCTGCCCGCCCTGCTGATCTTCATCTTCATCGGCGTGGCCGTGCCGCTCGCCTTCCCGGGGACCGAGATCCCCGGTGGCACCTACGGCAAGGTCGCGCTCGCGCTCGGTCTGGTCGCGGCGGCCTACATGGCCGAGACGATCCGCGCGGGCATCCAGGCGGTGCCCAAGGGGCAGATGGAGGCGGCCCGTTCGCTGGGCTTCTCGCCCGCGCGGGCCATGGTCTCGATCATCATCCCGCAGGCGTTCCGCATCATCCTGCCGCCGCTCACCAACGAACTCGTCCTGCTCTTCAAGGACTCCTCGCTGGTGCTGTTCCTCGGCGTCACCCTGGAGGAGCGCGAACTGTCCAAGTACGGCCGCGATCTGGCCAGCCAGACCGCCAACTCCACGCCGATCCTCGTCGCCGGCCTGTGCTATCTGCTGGTGACGATCCCGCTCGGCTTCGTCGTCCGCCGTATGGAGGCCAAGGCCCAGGAGGCGGTCAAGTGA
- a CDS encoding transporter substrate-binding domain-containing protein — translation MKTILGRRTRILAATTATAGLLLVAGCSSDDDGGSGTKTAAGGVELVKAGQLTTCTHLPYPPFQSEIDGKVQGFDVSLIDLVADDLGVKQEILDTPFENFKTGAFLNSGECDVAAAGMTITEERKKNVDFSDPYFDATQALLVDKDSGITSLADAKAKKVELGAQAQTTGEDYAKGQGFDPVSFESSDAVLNGLRSGQVKAVIIDYPVVQGWLKDKANSAAFKVAEQLNTGEQYGFTVRKGNTKLLAAINKALADAKADGTYKKLYEKWIGPYDASAASASPSASAS, via the coding sequence GTGAAGACGATCCTCGGGCGCCGGACCCGCATCCTGGCCGCCACCACCGCGACGGCCGGGCTCCTGCTCGTGGCCGGCTGCTCCTCGGACGACGACGGCGGCAGCGGCACCAAGACCGCCGCCGGTGGCGTCGAGCTCGTCAAGGCGGGCCAGCTCACCACCTGCACCCACCTGCCCTACCCGCCCTTCCAGTCGGAGATCGACGGCAAGGTGCAGGGCTTCGACGTCTCGCTGATCGACCTGGTCGCCGACGACCTCGGCGTGAAGCAGGAGATCCTCGACACCCCCTTCGAGAACTTCAAGACGGGCGCCTTCCTCAACTCCGGCGAGTGCGACGTCGCCGCGGCCGGCATGACCATCACCGAGGAGCGCAAGAAGAACGTCGACTTCTCGGACCCGTACTTCGACGCCACCCAGGCCCTGCTCGTCGACAAGGACAGCGGGATCACCTCCCTCGCCGACGCCAAGGCCAAGAAGGTCGAGCTCGGCGCCCAGGCGCAGACCACCGGCGAGGACTACGCCAAGGGCCAGGGCTTCGACCCGGTCTCCTTCGAGTCCTCCGACGCCGTCCTCAACGGCCTGCGCTCCGGCCAGGTCAAGGCCGTCATCATCGACTACCCGGTGGTCCAGGGCTGGCTGAAGGACAAGGCCAACTCCGCCGCCTTCAAGGTCGCCGAGCAGCTCAACACCGGTGAGCAGTACGGCTTCACGGTGAGGAAGGGCAACACCAAGCTCCTCGCCGCCATCAACAAGGCCCTCGCCGACGCCAAGGCCGACGGCACGTACAAGAAGCTGTACGAGAAGTGGATCGGCCCGTACGACGCCTCGGCGGCCTCCGCCTCCCCGTCCGCGTCGGCATCCTGA
- a CDS encoding pyridoxal-phosphate-dependent aminotransferase family protein: protein MTHPFLDLAPLSAAHFASIEDRVARLLSTEQDVVIMQGEALLPLEGAIRATAGPGTVALNVITGPYGQTFGDWLRDCGATVIDLAVPFHTAVTAEQVREAFAEHPSIDFVSLVHAEAATGNTNPVAEIGEVVREHGALFYLDAVASIGAEPVLPDAWGVDLCVIGAQKAMGGPAGVSAVSVSERAWARMAANPRAPRRSYLSLLDWKERWVDGGRKALLHAPAQLEMLALEACVERIEEVGLDAVMARHASAAAATRAGAVALGGGLEPYVYEARDAAPVATTLRAPAGVVASELVARALASDPALPLAAGGGALAKEMIRVNHYGVDATPGAVRASLAALGAALAERGLGVDVEGALRAVEGEWR, encoded by the coding sequence GTGACGCACCCGTTCCTTGACCTGGCCCCGCTGAGCGCCGCGCACTTCGCGTCGATCGAGGACCGTGTGGCGCGGCTGCTGAGCACCGAGCAGGACGTCGTGATCATGCAGGGCGAGGCGCTGCTGCCGCTGGAGGGGGCGATCCGGGCGACGGCGGGCCCGGGGACCGTCGCGCTGAACGTCATCACCGGCCCCTACGGGCAGACCTTCGGGGACTGGCTGCGGGACTGCGGGGCGACGGTCATCGACCTCGCGGTGCCGTTCCACACCGCCGTCACGGCCGAGCAGGTCCGGGAGGCCTTCGCCGAGCACCCGTCGATCGACTTCGTGTCGCTGGTGCACGCGGAGGCGGCGACCGGCAACACCAACCCGGTCGCGGAGATCGGGGAGGTCGTACGGGAGCACGGCGCGCTGTTCTACCTGGACGCGGTCGCCTCGATCGGCGCGGAGCCGGTGCTGCCGGACGCGTGGGGTGTGGACCTGTGCGTGATCGGGGCACAGAAGGCGATGGGCGGGCCGGCCGGCGTGTCGGCGGTGTCGGTGAGCGAGCGGGCGTGGGCGCGGATGGCGGCGAACCCGCGGGCGCCGCGGCGTTCGTACCTGTCGCTGCTCGACTGGAAGGAGCGCTGGGTCGACGGCGGCCGCAAGGCGCTCCTGCACGCGCCCGCGCAGCTGGAGATGCTCGCCCTTGAGGCGTGTGTCGAGCGGATCGAGGAGGTCGGGCTGGACGCGGTGATGGCCCGGCACGCCTCGGCCGCGGCGGCGACTCGGGCGGGGGCCGTGGCGCTGGGCGGCGGGCTTGAGCCGTACGTGTACGAGGCCCGGGACGCCGCGCCGGTCGCCACGACGCTGCGGGCGCCTGCCGGGGTGGTGGCGTCGGAGCTGGTGGCCCGTGCGCTGGCCTCGGATCCGGCGTTGCCGCTGGCCGCGGGCGGGGGTGCGCTGGCCAAGGAGATGATCCGGGTGAACCACTACGGGGTGGACGCCACGCCGGGTGCGGTGCGGGCGAGCCTGGCGGCGCTTGGCGCCGCGCTGGCCGAGCGGGGGCTGGGTGTGGATGTGGAGGGGGCGTTGCGGGCGGTGGAGGGTGAGTGGCGGTAG